Proteins encoded in a region of the Photobacterium angustum genome:
- a CDS encoding DUF2970 domain-containing protein, whose product MDITKSKKSTPIQVIVSVLAALFGVQSDNNRQHDFKQSSPWPFIVVGIVIIGAMIMAIIAVARWATAI is encoded by the coding sequence GTGGATATAACTAAGTCAAAGAAAAGCACACCAATACAAGTTATTGTGAGTGTGTTAGCAGCGTTATTTGGCGTTCAATCAGATAATAATCGGCAGCATGATTTTAAACAATCAAGCCCATGGCCATTTATAGTTGTGGGAATTGTAATTATTGGCGCAATGATTATGGCAATCATTGCCGTTGCGCGATGGGCAACGGCGATATAA
- the rpe gene encoding ribulose-phosphate 3-epimerase yields MKDFLIAPSILSADFARLGEDVDKVLAAGADVIHFDVMDNHYVPNLTFGAPICKALRDYGITAPIDVHLMVKPVDRIIPDFAKAGATMITFHVEASDHVDRTLQLIKEHGCKAGVVFNPATPLHHLDYIMDKVDMILLMSVNPGFGGQSFIPATLDKLREVRKRIDASGRDIRLEIDGGVKVDNIREIAAAGADMFVAGSAIFNEPDYKVAIDKMRAELAEAKC; encoded by the coding sequence ATGAAGGACTTCTTGATTGCTCCATCTATCTTATCGGCTGATTTTGCACGTTTGGGTGAAGACGTTGACAAGGTGTTAGCAGCGGGTGCAGACGTTATTCACTTTGATGTAATGGACAACCATTACGTGCCTAATTTAACGTTTGGTGCACCTATCTGTAAGGCTCTTCGTGACTACGGTATTACCGCACCGATTGATGTGCATTTAATGGTAAAACCGGTGGATCGCATTATTCCTGATTTTGCTAAAGCTGGTGCAACAATGATCACGTTTCATGTTGAAGCGTCAGATCATGTTGACCGTACTTTACAACTGATCAAAGAGCATGGTTGTAAAGCGGGTGTGGTTTTTAATCCGGCAACGCCACTTCACCACCTTGATTACATAATGGATAAGGTCGATATGATTTTATTGATGTCAGTGAATCCAGGTTTTGGCGGTCAATCTTTTATTCCAGCAACACTTGATAAACTACGTGAAGTTCGTAAACGTATTGATGCATCAGGCCGTGATATTCGTCTTGAAATTGATGGTGGCGTGAAAGTTGATAATATTCGAGAAATTGCAGCTGCTGGCGCAGATATGTTTGTCGCGGGTTCTGCCATTTTTAATGAACCTGATTATAAAGTCGCGATAGACAAAATGCGCGCAGAATTGGCTGAGGCTAAATGCTAA
- the dam gene encoding adenine-specific DNA-methyltransferase codes for MKKHRAFLKWAGGKYSLVEDIKRHLPPARKLVEPFVGAGSVFLNTDYDHYLLADINPDLINLYNILKHEPERYIEDARKLFTPEYNNKEAYLKIREEFNASDDPYLRSLYFLYMNRHGFNGLCRYNKKGGFNVPFGSYKKPYFPEAEMYYFSEKAKRATFVCEGYLQTFSRARKGCVVYCDPPYAPLSSTANFTSYSGNGFSLDDQATLADVAEKAATDRDIAVLISNHDTALTRRLYTGADLSVVKVKRTISRNGSGRNKVDELLALFSVSSTEQAPAFSSEEE; via the coding sequence ATGAAAAAGCATCGTGCATTCCTAAAATGGGCTGGGGGTAAATACTCTCTCGTTGAGGATATTAAACGACATCTACCGCCTGCGCGTAAATTGGTTGAGCCTTTTGTTGGGGCGGGGTCGGTTTTTCTTAATACCGATTACGACCATTACTTATTGGCCGATATCAACCCTGATCTGATCAATCTTTATAACATCCTCAAGCATGAGCCTGAACGTTATATTGAAGATGCACGTAAACTTTTCACGCCTGAATACAATAACAAAGAAGCGTATTTGAAAATTCGTGAAGAATTTAATGCGAGTGATGATCCGTATTTACGCTCATTGTATTTCTTATACATGAACCGCCATGGTTTTAACGGCTTATGTCGTTATAACAAAAAAGGTGGCTTCAATGTGCCGTTCGGCTCGTATAAAAAGCCTTATTTCCCTGAAGCTGAAATGTATTATTTCTCGGAAAAAGCAAAACGAGCCACGTTTGTCTGTGAAGGTTATCTCCAAACATTTTCACGCGCGAGAAAAGGGTGTGTGGTGTACTGCGATCCGCCTTATGCGCCATTATCTAGCACGGCTAATTTTACCTCTTATTCAGGTAATGGTTTTAGCTTAGATGATCAAGCCACCCTTGCTGATGTTGCAGAAAAAGCAGCAACGGATAGAGATATTGCGGTGTTAATTTCTAACCACGATACAGCACTAACGCGTCGTTTATACACAGGTGCAGATCTTTCAGTAGTTAAAGTAAAACGCACCATTAGCCGCAATGGCAGTGGGCGCAATAAGGTCGATGAGCTGTTAGCCCTATTCTCTGTATCAAGCACAGAGCAGGCGCCCGCGTTTTCTTCTGAAGAAGAATGA
- a CDS encoding pilus assembly protein PilP, which yields MKKVVWLLPIVIGLVGCQANDDSVAEFIATTHNEAKARVKPLPEPFVFEAEKFVMTSKRVPFVKPIPEQLLAKKETGECWQPQLDRQLSKLENFALEKLSMKGAIGNKKQLWGLVFTPEGDLMKIKPGQYIGLNRGKVLTVSDKIIEIEETLPDGKGCWLKRPTKLALVQQ from the coding sequence ATGAAAAAAGTAGTGTGGTTATTACCTATTGTTATTGGTTTAGTGGGGTGTCAGGCCAATGATGATTCTGTCGCAGAGTTTATCGCAACGACCCATAACGAAGCAAAAGCGCGAGTTAAGCCTTTGCCTGAGCCTTTTGTCTTTGAGGCTGAAAAGTTTGTCATGACGAGCAAACGAGTACCGTTTGTTAAACCAATTCCAGAGCAGTTACTAGCCAAGAAAGAAACGGGCGAGTGTTGGCAACCTCAGCTTGACCGCCAACTCAGCAAACTTGAAAACTTTGCGTTAGAAAAACTCTCAATGAAAGGGGCGATTGGAAACAAGAAGCAACTTTGGGGATTAGTTTTTACACCTGAAGGCGACTTAATGAAAATTAAGCCAGGGCAATATATTGGTCTAAATCGCGGCAAGGTACTTACGGTTAGCGACAAAATAATTGAAATCGAAGAAACATTACCAGATGGCAAAGGATGTTGGCTTAAACGACCGACTAAACTGGCGCTAGTTCAGCAGTAA
- the aroK gene encoding shikimate kinase AroK, which translates to MAEKRNIFLVGPMGAGKSTIGRHLAQQLHMEFFDSDTVIEERTGADISWVFDVEGEDGFRVREEAVIDDLTQEQGIVLATGGGSVKTKENRNRLSARGIVVYLETTIEKQLARTQRDKKRPLLQTDTPREVLEALAEERNPLYEEVADYVVRTDDQSAKVVANQIIKMLEER; encoded by the coding sequence ATGGCTGAAAAACGAAATATTTTCTTGGTCGGCCCAATGGGTGCCGGCAAAAGCACTATTGGTAGACACCTTGCACAGCAGCTGCATATGGAATTCTTTGACTCAGATACAGTTATTGAAGAACGTACAGGTGCTGATATTAGTTGGGTCTTTGATGTTGAAGGTGAAGACGGTTTCCGTGTTCGCGAAGAAGCAGTTATCGACGATCTAACACAAGAGCAAGGCATTGTTCTGGCAACTGGTGGTGGTTCTGTTAAAACTAAAGAGAACCGTAATCGCCTTTCTGCACGTGGTATCGTAGTTTATCTAGAGACGACTATCGAGAAGCAACTAGCTCGAACTCAACGCGATAAAAAGCGTCCTCTACTTCAAACTGATACGCCTCGTGAAGTGCTGGAAGCACTTGCAGAAGAGCGCAATCCATTATATGAAGAAGTAGCTGACTACGTTGTTCGCACTGATGATCAAAGTGCGAAGGTAGTGGCAAACCAAATCATCAAAATGCTAGAAGAGCGTTAA
- a CDS encoding type 4a pilus biogenesis protein PilO: MADWQELELDEITEWPLLPQCIVATVLAVALSAFGYWYWVSPKNDQLEQMKQKEQTLKSQLVSRASQVAALPRVKEQVAELNRRYNEMIEQLPEEQELASLLAGINDIGVNNGLVFQSIKWAPRVEHELYYELPINMQLTGNYEQIGKFAEAVASLPRIVNLNNAELSRVKPLGQPDETLSLKVSATTYRFKTPSQEKINSDEG; the protein is encoded by the coding sequence ATGGCTGATTGGCAAGAACTTGAATTAGATGAAATCACTGAATGGCCTTTGCTGCCTCAATGTATTGTGGCAACGGTCTTGGCTGTGGCGTTAAGCGCGTTTGGTTATTGGTATTGGGTTAGCCCTAAAAATGATCAGCTTGAGCAAATGAAACAAAAAGAGCAGACCCTTAAATCACAGTTAGTCAGTCGAGCTTCACAAGTCGCTGCACTGCCGAGGGTTAAAGAGCAAGTTGCAGAATTAAACCGCCGTTACAATGAAATGATTGAGCAATTACCGGAGGAGCAAGAGCTAGCGAGTTTGCTCGCGGGGATTAATGATATCGGTGTCAATAATGGTTTGGTGTTCCAATCAATCAAATGGGCACCCAGAGTTGAGCACGAGTTATATTACGAATTACCTATCAATATGCAGTTGACGGGGAATTACGAGCAAATTGGTAAGTTCGCGGAAGCCGTTGCGAGCTTGCCTCGTATTGTTAACTTAAACAATGCTGAGTTAAGTCGAGTTAAGCCGTTAGGTCAGCCTGATGAAACCTTGTCTTTGAAAGTCTCTGCAACGACCTATCGTTTCAAGACACCAAGCCAAGAAAAGATCAATAGTGATGAGGGCTAA
- a CDS encoding PilN domain-containing protein: protein MIDKLNLLPWREERRKQHKQRFIGLMASAVLVAFLANYGVVQYLDLQQQQQQGRNDQFQQEIDLLEKRLAFLPKLEEQRKAIQLRLNVIADIQQSRNRATQLLNQLPNVVPGGVYLESLNLNSQRVGIKGVGDSNGHLAALLGGAEQSKWFINVDMHSLVTTKGSQSEQLSQFNASFDLTVPSFAQPKVNKVAKKDINKGK, encoded by the coding sequence ATGATCGATAAATTAAACCTTCTGCCATGGCGTGAAGAACGTCGTAAGCAACATAAACAGCGTTTTATCGGGCTTATGGCTTCTGCGGTGTTGGTCGCGTTTTTAGCGAATTATGGGGTAGTTCAATACCTAGATTTGCAGCAACAACAGCAACAAGGCCGTAATGACCAATTTCAACAAGAAATTGATTTACTCGAAAAACGATTAGCCTTTCTACCTAAGTTAGAAGAGCAGCGTAAAGCGATTCAGCTGAGGCTAAACGTGATTGCTGATATTCAACAATCACGTAATCGCGCAACGCAGTTATTGAATCAATTACCGAATGTTGTACCAGGCGGTGTGTATCTTGAATCATTAAATTTGAACTCACAACGAGTCGGCATTAAAGGGGTGGGTGACTCTAATGGTCACTTAGCCGCATTACTTGGCGGGGCAGAGCAATCTAAATGGTTCATTAATGTTGATATGCACTCCTTGGTGACAACCAAAGGTAGTCAGTCTGAGCAGCTTTCTCAGTTCAATGCTTCTTTTGATTTAACTGTGCCTTCTTTTGCGCAACCAAAAGTAAATAAAGTCGCAAAAAAAGACATTAATAAGGGTAAGTGA
- a CDS encoding type IV pilus secretin PilQ — protein MKGNVWMLSRQYLATLWLLCCGALAFPSVAAVPAAGMIDNQIQAIDFRRDGKGRGVLTVRLDKPQSLVDLRRNGNKLQLDIFDTVLKDDMVYTLDVVDFATVVNSIETMRVSKGARLIFNMKGSYDYDYNLRGKRLEVIIEKRVKKAVKGTSSNAKINYKGKPISINFQDIPVRNVLQLIADYNDFNLVVSDSVSGNVTLRLDDVPWPQVLDIILQSKDLDKRVRGSVLLVAPKAELTASEHQVMEAKRKQQELLSLRSDLIQVNYAKATDIAELLSGSTDGVGMLSERGSLHVDERTNALIIKDTPDNIRSIKDIVSSLDIPVKQVQIEARIVTINEGDIDELGVRWGVSKVNGDTTVGGSIEGNLASSGLLGEDATVDDFLNVNLGAGAGAASIAFQVAKLGNILLDLELSALQTENKAEIISSPRLMTTNKKTAYIEQGTEIPYLEASSSGATSVSFKKAVLSLMVTPQITPDDKLVLDLEVTQDNKGEDVPTGTGTAISINTQRIGTQVLVNNGETVVLGGIYQHSMTNVTRKVPLLGDIPVLGALFRHKMEQMGKRELLIFVTPKIVIQ, from the coding sequence ATGAAAGGGAATGTGTGGATGTTAAGCCGCCAGTATCTAGCAACACTTTGGCTATTATGCTGTGGAGCATTAGCTTTTCCGAGTGTTGCTGCTGTACCTGCAGCTGGAATGATCGATAATCAGATTCAAGCCATTGATTTTCGTCGTGATGGAAAAGGACGAGGGGTATTAACCGTTCGTTTAGATAAGCCGCAGTCGTTAGTTGATTTACGTCGTAATGGTAACAAACTGCAGCTAGATATTTTTGATACCGTACTTAAAGATGACATGGTTTATACGCTTGATGTCGTTGATTTTGCAACGGTTGTTAATAGTATAGAAACTATGCGTGTATCTAAAGGTGCGCGCTTAATTTTCAATATGAAAGGCAGCTACGATTATGATTATAATCTTCGTGGTAAGCGTCTTGAAGTTATCATTGAAAAGCGTGTGAAAAAAGCGGTAAAAGGCACTAGCTCTAACGCCAAGATCAATTATAAAGGCAAGCCGATCTCAATTAACTTCCAAGATATCCCTGTGCGTAATGTTTTGCAGTTAATTGCTGATTATAACGACTTTAACTTGGTGGTCTCAGATTCTGTTAGTGGTAATGTCACGCTACGTCTTGATGATGTGCCTTGGCCGCAAGTGTTAGATATTATTCTGCAATCAAAAGACTTAGATAAGCGTGTGCGTGGCTCTGTGTTATTGGTTGCCCCTAAAGCGGAACTCACCGCAAGCGAACATCAGGTAATGGAAGCTAAGCGCAAGCAACAAGAGTTGTTGAGTCTGCGTTCTGATTTGATTCAAGTGAACTATGCGAAAGCAACGGACATTGCAGAGCTTTTAAGCGGCAGTACTGATGGTGTTGGGATGCTCTCTGAGCGTGGCTCATTACATGTTGATGAGCGTACCAATGCGCTCATCATCAAAGATACCCCTGATAATATTCGTAGTATCAAAGATATTGTGTCATCACTTGATATCCCGGTTAAGCAGGTACAAATCGAAGCGCGTATTGTCACCATTAATGAAGGTGATATTGATGAGCTTGGTGTGCGTTGGGGGGTATCGAAAGTTAATGGTGATACGACGGTTGGCGGTTCAATTGAAGGTAATTTAGCAAGCTCTGGCTTATTAGGTGAAGATGCAACCGTTGATGATTTCCTTAACGTCAATCTAGGTGCTGGCGCAGGTGCGGCTTCAATAGCGTTCCAAGTGGCAAAGCTAGGGAATATCTTACTTGATTTAGAGCTTTCGGCGTTACAGACTGAAAATAAAGCAGAAATTATCTCTAGTCCTCGTTTGATGACAACCAATAAGAAAACGGCGTATATCGAGCAAGGTACAGAAATTCCGTATTTAGAAGCATCATCCAGTGGTGCAACATCGGTATCGTTTAAAAAAGCAGTGCTGAGTTTAATGGTTACACCACAAATTACACCGGATGATAAACTTGTGTTAGATCTTGAAGTGACTCAAGATAACAAAGGTGAAGATGTCCCTACAGGCACGGGTACTGCGATTTCTATTAATACTCAACGTATTGGTACTCAAGTACTGGTAAATAACGGCGAGACAGTGGTCTTAGGCGGTATTTACCAACATAGTATGACTAACGTGACACGTAAGGTACCGTTATTGGGCGATATTCCAGTATTAGGTGCATTATTCCGTCATAAAATGGAACAAATGGGTAAACGTGAATTACTTATCTTCGTGACGCCTAAAATTGTTATTCAGTAG
- a CDS encoding AAA family ATPase produces MRSTLEAKNLDLDSQIQLLSRVQFLTRFSSHLILLNGTQGSGKTWLAHQYLENYAQHAEQALLTCTDDQTLLQQRTLLLQQFHSTPMFNEQDSLSQSAEHLLPEKINFVIIIDNAHFLAPELLTELWALVRQTEMHSGWQINVLLFADPNAITQPFGDIVRTIGPALLELDISELSPNEISQFSEMLLNDEQLGSQHRRDIKSRLARVEPRPGALQQLPQQDVTAMTKGSRRLPPTQLLIGLIVIVCIIIAGWFGFKTLQNTNTTEVTPSDTSLASEAKPIVADPIENTDIVIDEKPLPIEIHSEGLTVGRAEKEAQRVVVPSPLIDAMMDEQRVGGTGESAAKEFTQEVLDVPAQNEPAVSDGVATQTRQQTASDNIVISEDATNVKAPSASATDITSHDVNSLPAVKVTEPEVKLSATAMTAKPDSKLRLPKKEVVVQTPIKLANTASILAINKRHYAIQLSASMSWNETKAFIEKNKIQSSSRIYKTRRDGKIWFIVISGDYTTATRARSAIKALPKQLKALSPWPKSYRKIQQEIER; encoded by the coding sequence ATGCGTAGCACACTAGAGGCAAAAAACTTGGATCTGGATAGCCAGATCCAGTTGCTCTCTCGAGTACAATTTCTTACTCGATTTAGCTCTCATCTTATTTTATTGAACGGTACGCAAGGCTCTGGAAAAACGTGGCTCGCGCATCAATATCTCGAAAACTATGCACAACATGCTGAACAAGCATTGCTAACGTGCACTGATGATCAAACACTACTGCAACAACGAACACTTCTACTGCAACAATTTCACTCCACTCCGATGTTTAACGAGCAAGACTCGTTAAGTCAAAGTGCTGAGCATTTACTGCCTGAAAAGATCAACTTCGTTATTATTATTGATAATGCACACTTTTTGGCGCCTGAATTACTTACTGAATTATGGGCACTGGTTCGTCAAACAGAAATGCATTCTGGTTGGCAAATTAATGTATTGCTCTTTGCTGATCCTAATGCCATAACTCAGCCATTCGGCGATATTGTTCGTACAATAGGGCCGGCCTTACTTGAGTTAGACATTAGTGAGCTAAGCCCTAATGAAATTAGTCAGTTTAGCGAAATGTTACTTAATGATGAGCAACTCGGAAGTCAGCATCGACGAGACATTAAGTCACGATTAGCGAGAGTTGAACCTCGCCCTGGTGCATTACAACAATTACCACAACAGGACGTTACTGCTATGACTAAAGGATCGCGACGTTTACCCCCAACGCAGCTGTTAATAGGTTTAATTGTTATAGTCTGCATCATCATTGCGGGATGGTTTGGATTTAAGACATTACAAAATACAAATACAACTGAAGTTACGCCTAGTGATACCTCTCTTGCATCTGAGGCCAAGCCTATTGTGGCTGATCCTATCGAGAATACAGACATCGTTATTGATGAAAAGCCATTACCGATAGAGATCCATAGTGAAGGGCTGACGGTGGGGCGTGCTGAAAAAGAAGCGCAACGGGTAGTTGTACCATCACCCTTGATTGATGCGATGATGGATGAGCAACGTGTTGGTGGTACAGGCGAAAGTGCAGCCAAAGAATTTACCCAAGAGGTGCTAGACGTACCTGCTCAAAATGAACCTGCTGTATCTGATGGTGTAGCAACCCAAACTCGCCAGCAAACCGCTTCAGATAATATAGTGATTTCAGAAGATGCGACGAACGTAAAAGCCCCAAGTGCGTCAGCGACTGATATTACGTCACATGATGTAAACTCTTTACCTGCTGTTAAGGTGACAGAGCCCGAAGTAAAGCTCTCTGCAACGGCAATGACTGCAAAGCCAGACAGTAAACTGCGTCTGCCGAAAAAGGAGGTAGTTGTTCAAACGCCGATTAAGCTTGCTAATACGGCCTCGATACTAGCGATAAATAAAAGGCATTATGCAATTCAATTGTCAGCTTCAATGAGTTGGAATGAAACCAAAGCCTTTATTGAAAAGAATAAGATCCAGTCTTCTTCTCGTATTTATAAAACACGTCGAGACGGCAAAATATGGTTTATTGTTATTTCGGGTGATTACACAACAGCGACTCGGGCACGCTCGGCAATAAAAGCTTTACCGAAGCAATTAAAAGCGTTAAGCCCGTGGCCTAAATCATATCGAAAAATTCAACAAGAAATAGAACGTTGA
- a CDS encoding phosphoglycolate phosphatase — protein sequence MVFENIKFIAFDLDGTLLDSVPDLADAADKTMRHLGREGVTVEQVTTWIGNGADILIGRALSRSVDVDPTIDPELQKEARQLFDHYYELGGHVKSALYADVKATLAAFHQSGMSMAIVTNKPSQFVPHLLEEHGISEYFVDVIGGDTFPLKKPDPYALHWLMEKHNIAASEMLMVGDSRNDILAAKAATCHSLGLTYGYNYGQPIAESAPDVVCDHFKQLANVVKLGD from the coding sequence ATGGTATTTGAAAACATCAAGTTTATAGCGTTTGATTTAGATGGCACATTACTCGATAGCGTACCTGATTTAGCGGATGCTGCTGATAAAACGATGCGTCACCTTGGACGAGAAGGCGTGACCGTAGAGCAAGTTACCACTTGGATCGGTAATGGTGCTGATATTTTAATTGGTCGCGCATTAAGCCGAAGTGTTGATGTCGATCCAACGATTGATCCAGAGCTACAAAAAGAAGCTCGCCAATTATTTGATCACTACTACGAGCTTGGCGGTCATGTAAAAAGTGCATTGTATGCCGACGTAAAAGCGACTCTCGCTGCATTTCATCAATCGGGTATGTCAATGGCGATTGTGACCAATAAACCGTCGCAATTTGTCCCGCATTTACTTGAAGAGCATGGCATCAGCGAGTATTTTGTTGATGTGATTGGTGGTGATACTTTCCCACTGAAAAAACCAGATCCTTATGCACTGCATTGGTTAATGGAAAAACATAATATTGCCGCGTCTGAGATGTTAATGGTGGGGGATTCTCGCAATGATATCTTGGCAGCAAAAGCTGCAACATGCCATTCGTTGGGCTTAACCTATGGCTATAACTACGGTCAGCCTATTGCAGAGAGTGCACCTGATGTTGTGTGCGATCACTTCAAGCAATTAGCAAATGTGGTTAAACTAGGCGACTAG
- the trpS gene encoding tryptophan--tRNA ligase codes for MSKPIVLSGVQPSGELSIGNYLGALRQWEQMQDDYDCQYCVVDLHAITVRQDPKALHEATLDALAICLAVGVDPQKSTLFVQSHVPEHAQLGWLLNCYTQMGELSRMTQFKDKSARHANDVNVGLFGYPVLMAADILLYGAHQVPVGSDQKQHLELARDIATRFNNLYGTEESSIFQIPEPYIPSVGARVMSLQDATKKMSKSDDNRKNVITLLEDPKSILKKVNKAQTDAETPPRIAFDTENKAGISNLMGLYSGATGKTYAEIEAQYAGVEMYGPFKKDVGEALVAMLEPVQAEYHRIRADRAYLDSVMKQGAEKASARAAEVLKKAYQAVGFVARPY; via the coding sequence ATGAGTAAACCCATTGTATTAAGTGGCGTACAGCCTTCTGGTGAATTAAGTATTGGTAACTACCTAGGTGCGCTGCGTCAGTGGGAACAGATGCAAGACGATTACGATTGCCAATACTGTGTGGTTGATTTGCATGCCATTACAGTACGTCAAGATCCTAAAGCGCTGCATGAAGCAACGTTAGATGCATTAGCGATTTGTTTAGCGGTGGGTGTTGATCCACAAAAGAGCACGTTATTTGTTCAGTCACATGTGCCTGAGCATGCTCAACTAGGCTGGTTATTAAACTGTTACACCCAAATGGGTGAGCTAAGTCGTATGACGCAGTTTAAAGACAAATCAGCGCGTCATGCGAATGATGTAAACGTGGGCTTATTCGGTTACCCAGTATTGATGGCTGCTGATATTTTATTATATGGCGCACATCAAGTACCTGTAGGTAGCGATCAGAAGCAGCACTTAGAGTTAGCTCGTGATATTGCTACGCGTTTTAATAATTTGTACGGCACAGAAGAAAGTTCAATTTTCCAAATTCCTGAGCCGTACATTCCATCGGTTGGTGCGCGTGTAATGAGCCTACAAGACGCGACTAAGAAAATGTCTAAGTCTGATGATAACCGTAAGAATGTGATCACTTTGTTGGAAGATCCAAAATCGATTCTTAAGAAGGTTAACAAAGCACAAACTGATGCAGAAACACCGCCACGTATTGCATTTGATACAGAGAACAAAGCAGGGATCTCAAACCTAATGGGTCTGTATTCAGGCGCAACAGGAAAGACGTATGCTGAAATTGAAGCACAATATGCAGGCGTTGAAATGTATGGCCCATTTAAGAAAGATGTCGGTGAAGCATTAGTTGCTATGCTTGAGCCAGTACAAGCTGAATACCATCGTATTCGTGCTGATCGTGCTTACCTTGATAGCGTAATGAAGCAAGGTGCTGAAAAAGCCTCTGCACGCGCGGCTGAAGTACTGAAAAAAGCATACCAAGCGGTAGGCTTTGTGGCGCGTCCATACTGA
- the aroB gene encoding 3-dehydroquinate synthase → MERINVNLDDRSYPISIGAELFCNSALFASAIPAGKRVVVVSNETVAPLYAQQVMETISSLECQVALLSLPDGEQYKTLETFNQIMTFLLDGNYGRDVVIVALGGGVIGDVVGFAAASYQRGVDFIQVPTTLLSQVDSSVGGKTAVNHPLGKNMIGAFYQPKAVVIDNHCLQTLPEREFAAGMAEVIKYGIIADHDFFVWLEDNIERLQALDNDALCYAIARCCQIKADVVAADEKESGVRALLNLGHTFGHAIEAEMGYGNWLHGEAVSAGTVLAAKTAAIQGLISDDDVARIIRLHERAKLPVIAPETMGFDDFIKHMMRDKKVLSGQLRLVLPTSIGSAEVVSNVTHEVLRDVINH, encoded by the coding sequence ATGGAACGGATCAATGTCAATTTAGATGACAGAAGCTACCCTATTTCAATTGGCGCCGAGTTGTTTTGCAACTCGGCGTTGTTTGCATCTGCGATTCCTGCGGGAAAGCGGGTGGTAGTGGTCAGTAACGAAACTGTTGCCCCGCTGTATGCACAGCAGGTAATGGAAACCATCAGTTCATTAGAGTGCCAAGTGGCATTACTTTCTCTCCCTGATGGTGAACAATACAAAACGTTAGAGACTTTTAATCAAATCATGACTTTCTTACTTGATGGTAATTATGGTCGTGATGTTGTGATTGTAGCGCTCGGTGGCGGCGTCATTGGTGATGTCGTGGGCTTTGCTGCTGCAAGTTATCAACGTGGCGTAGATTTTATTCAAGTACCTACAACATTACTTTCTCAAGTGGACTCATCTGTTGGTGGCAAAACCGCAGTGAATCATCCATTGGGTAAAAATATGATAGGCGCTTTTTATCAGCCCAAAGCGGTAGTGATTGATAATCACTGCTTACAAACCCTACCTGAACGTGAGTTTGCAGCGGGAATGGCTGAAGTGATCAAGTATGGCATTATTGCCGATCACGACTTTTTTGTCTGGTTAGAAGACAACATTGAACGCTTACAAGCACTCGATAACGATGCATTGTGTTATGCCATTGCACGTTGTTGTCAAATTAAGGCAGATGTTGTTGCGGCTGATGAAAAAGAATCAGGTGTACGAGCTTTACTTAATCTCGGTCATACATTTGGTCATGCGATTGAAGCAGAGATGGGCTATGGTAACTGGCTGCACGGCGAAGCGGTGTCGGCAGGTACAGTACTAGCGGCTAAAACTGCTGCAATACAAGGCCTTATTAGTGATGACGATGTAGCGCGAATTATTCGACTACATGAGCGAGCAAAGCTACCGGTAATCGCACCTGAAACAATGGGCTTCGATGATTTTATTAAGCACATGATGCGCGATAAAAAGGTATTATCAGGCCAACTACGATTGGTTCTACCGACATCCATTGGCAGTGCTGAAGTCGTGTCTAATGTGACACATGAAGTATTGCGGGATGTGATTAATCACTAA